In Ruminococcus sp. HUN007, a genomic segment contains:
- a CDS encoding Wadjet anti-phage system protein JetD domain-containing protein, producing MNIRNRLSGCGKKTITVEELADFLKVSTADIRTLSEKAHELVNEKIIEPVKASGKNGNHSFPYYKKYRILIKEESAPETVMKVKRLHPVLLKSGYLSSNLSVYEKYSEIIEGLNRFFFFIRDNEFISRKERSFQIFGHEKYLDDSSVKSLLVKLKITAEDLKFYDTPEYCFHDYIPERKEHMTLLVCENKDIWFGIRRLMFEYRWNRLFGTEIDGVVYGCGNKVSQSNGALLQYVRFMGDPDVKFLYWGDIDREGFDIFRRTCEVNPSADISLFIPGYRKMIGLSRGTVPEDSPSDKKDGMLFDDLFTEFTPDEREFLNDVLKHNKLIPQEIIPFTKLSQE from the coding sequence ATGAATATCAGAAACAGACTGTCAGGCTGCGGAAAAAAGACGATCACAGTCGAAGAACTTGCGGACTTTCTGAAGGTGAGTACTGCTGATATAAGGACATTGTCAGAAAAAGCGCATGAGCTTGTGAATGAAAAAATAATTGAACCGGTTAAAGCATCAGGCAAAAACGGAAATCATTCTTTTCCATATTATAAAAAATATCGTATTCTTATAAAGGAAGAATCTGCTCCGGAAACCGTAATGAAAGTAAAAAGACTTCATCCTGTTCTGCTTAAAAGCGGTTATTTATCTTCAAATCTTTCGGTATATGAGAAATATTCAGAAATTATTGAAGGACTAAACAGATTTTTCTTTTTCATCCGTGATAACGAATTTATATCACGTAAAGAACGTTCATTTCAGATTTTCGGACATGAAAAATATCTTGATGACAGTTCTGTGAAATCACTGTTAGTGAAATTAAAAATAACAGCGGAAGATCTTAAATTCTACGATACGCCGGAGTACTGTTTCCATGACTATATTCCTGAACGAAAAGAGCATATGACACTGCTTGTGTGTGAAAACAAGGATATTTGGTTCGGTATTCGGCGTCTTATGTTTGAATACCGCTGGAACAGACTGTTCGGGACTGAAATTGACGGAGTTGTATACGGCTGCGGTAACAAGGTTTCGCAGAGTAACGGTGCTCTTCTTCAGTATGTCAGATTCATGGGTGATCCGGATGTGAAATTTTTATACTGGGGAGATATAGACAGGGAAGGGTTTGATATATTTCGCAGGACATGTGAAGTTAATCCTTCAGCGGATATATCTCTCTTTATTCCCGGCTACAGAAAAATGATCGGACTTTCCAGAGGTACCGTGCCGGAAGACAGTCCGTCTGATAAAAAGGACGGAATGCTTTTTGATGATCTGTTTACAGAATTCACACCGGATGAAAGAGAATTTTTAAATGATGTTTTAAAGCATAATAAACTTATACCACAGGAAATCATCCCGTTTACAAAGCTAAGTCAGGAGTGA
- a CDS encoding HD domain-containing protein has protein sequence MNRTKAEQVFRSYTDNYDSSDVKIKLKIDHTFRVAEIADRIAAGLGAERDFAWLSGLLHDIGRFEQVKRYGTFYDAVSIDHAELSADILFKDGLFSEFEKALFSDTGSDENIFLNEDKKKLLETVIRLHNKLAVPDGLDKETLMYTRILRDADKADIFRVLTEPPYDGRNERIINDGEPASDKIMELVKERRCVPRGITKTEFESLVSHCCMAFELEYKVSRNIVAKQGYLDVLMNLDAKNDTVRDQLKTVRDEMKKCWAEAVR, from the coding sequence ATGAACAGAACAAAGGCAGAACAGGTTTTCAGGAGTTATACTGATAACTATGATTCATCTGATGTAAAAATCAAACTTAAGATAGACCATACATTCAGGGTGGCTGAGATAGCTGACAGGATTGCGGCGGGCTTAGGTGCAGAACGCGATTTTGCGTGGTTGTCGGGGCTTCTGCATGACATCGGAAGATTTGAGCAGGTGAAAAGGTACGGCACATTTTACGATGCGGTATCCATCGATCATGCGGAGCTCAGTGCGGATATACTTTTTAAGGACGGACTTTTTTCAGAGTTTGAGAAAGCGTTGTTTTCTGATACCGGAAGTGATGAAAACATCTTTTTAAATGAAGATAAGAAGAAACTGCTTGAAACTGTTATACGTCTGCACAACAAGCTGGCGGTACCGGACGGACTTGATAAGGAAACACTGATGTATACCAGAATTCTCAGAGATGCCGACAAGGCTGATATTTTCCGTGTGCTTACCGAACCTCCGTATGACGGAAGAAATGAGCGTATCATAAACGACGGTGAGCCTGCATCTGACAAGATAATGGAGCTTGTAAAGGAACGCCGCTGTGTACCGAGAGGTATTACAAAAACTGAATTTGAAAGCCTTGTAAGTCACTGCTGTATGGCGTTTGAACTGGAATATAAAGTTTCAAGGAATATAGTAGCTAAGCAGGGATATCTTGACGTGCTCATGAACCTTGATGCGAAAAATGATACTGTAAGAGATCAGCTTAAAACTGTCAGAGATGAAATGAAGAAATGCTGGGCGGAAGCTGTAAGATGA
- a CDS encoding DUF4869 domain-containing protein — protein sequence MLNIYFGNMPDAVYNTSVYFKNTYKDEWITDELSVKMIKSVDRSEVIDAKTIKSPVFGLISPVKLSGGVKTLILIANDPKYVFNASNCGDNCARWILEIAKHKDITINLRHIMDFGSRKFKAKILNSGETVDNMADLIFKAHQYV from the coding sequence ATGCTGAATATCTATTTTGGGAACATGCCGGATGCAGTTTATAATACCAGTGTGTATTTTAAAAATACATATAAAGATGAATGGATCACCGATGAATTATCGGTTAAAATGATAAAGAGCGTAGACCGTTCGGAAGTAATTGATGCAAAAACTATCAAAAGTCCGGTTTTCGGGCTGATCTCACCTGTAAAACTGTCCGGCGGCGTCAAGACTCTTATACTTATAGCCAACGATCCAAAATATGTTTTTAATGCTTCAAACTGCGGAGATAACTGTGCACGATGGATACTTGAAATAGCGAAGCATAAAGATATTACGATTAATTTACGTCATATTATGGATTTCGGCAGCAGAAAATTCAAGGCAAAAATACTTAACAGCGGAGAAACAGTAGACAATATGGCTGATCTGATATTCAAAGCTCATCAGTATGTGTAG
- a CDS encoding zf-HC2 domain-containing protein has protein sequence MKYKCEMIRDLLPLYIDEVCSDESRKIVEDHIKECPECASLTDSMRNDEAVNGAEDYESAQVRSLRNVRKKTEEKSVYTYHCRNNNWSSAVFTHFDGIRRGDI, from the coding sequence ATGAAGTATAAATGTGAAATGATAAGAGATCTGCTTCCGCTTTATATTGATGAAGTCTGCAGTGATGAGAGCAGAAAAATCGTTGAGGATCATATAAAAGAATGTCCGGAGTGTGCTTCATTAACGGATTCTATGCGTAATGATGAAGCAGTAAATGGGGCGGAAGATTATGAATCGGCACAGGTGAGATCTCTTAGAAATGTCAGAAAAAAAACAGAAGAAAAATCTGTGTATACTTATCACTGCCGTAATAATAATTGGTCTTCTGCCGTTTTTACTCACTTTGATGGCATTCGGAGGGGTGATATATGA
- a CDS encoding EAL domain-containing protein, whose translation MNSLCGIRKISSQLADAIETRQLCPYLQPIADRNGKIVGAEALARWEHPEYGFLPPFKFIPVFERNGMIVEVDKHMWRCACETLARWKKLGAGMFISVNISPKDFYFTDVLADMKSLVKEYDIDPSKLRIEITETVMMNDADNRMGILDKFRCAGFIVEMDDFGSGYSSLNMLKDMPVDVLKIDMKFLGKSSNAERARIIVHNVISLTKELGIVALTEGVETQPQHQILTDMGCTLFQGYYFAKPMPVKEFETFAGLETAGSDDK comes from the coding sequence GTGAACAGCTTATGTGGGATCAGAAAAATATCCTCACAGCTTGCTGATGCAATAGAGACAAGACAGCTTTGTCCTTACCTTCAGCCTATAGCCGACAGGAACGGAAAAATAGTAGGTGCTGAGGCGCTGGCAAGATGGGAGCATCCTGAGTACGGATTTCTGCCGCCGTTTAAGTTCATACCGGTATTTGAACGCAACGGCATGATCGTCGAGGTTGACAAGCATATGTGGCGCTGTGCCTGTGAGACACTTGCCCGCTGGAAAAAGCTTGGTGCCGGTATGTTTATATCTGTAAATATTTCTCCGAAGGATTTCTACTTTACAGATGTCCTTGCGGATATGAAGAGTCTTGTAAAGGAATATGACATCGATCCTTCAAAGTTAAGAATAGAAATAACTGAAACAGTAATGATGAACGATGCCGACAACCGGATGGGCATACTTGATAAATTCCGGTGCGCAGGATTCATAGTTGAGATGGACGACTTCGGAAGCGGCTATTCATCGCTTAACATGCTTAAGGATATGCCGGTCGATGTTCTTAAGATCGACATGAAATTCCTCGGAAAGAGCAGCAATGCCGAACGTGCAAGGATAATTGTTCACAATGTCATTTCGCTTACAAAGGAACTCGGCATCGTCGCACTTACCGAAGGCGTCGAGACCCAGCCGCAGCACCAGATCCTAACTGACATGGGATGTACTCTTTTTCAGGGGTACTATTTTGCAAAACCAATGCCGGTAAAGGAGTTCGAAACTTTTGCAGGCCTTGAAACAGCGGGATCAGATGATAAATAA
- a CDS encoding diguanylate cyclase, with translation MVEENLSRNTLLKNLRAFGKLTLTYRLMVDGVPRYVSLYAVSPDDEAKQIIISVANVDDAKREMYDVTHDMMTGLFTREYLFTRITERLSNDKETPYYILYLDVKNFQVVNDIFGTEFGNQAIKSIADWIRESFFRQMHTRQTYRSGIRRACPEG, from the coding sequence ATGGTCGAGGAGAATTTAAGCAGGAATACTCTGCTGAAGAACCTTAGAGCATTCGGCAAGCTTACTCTGACCTATCGCCTTATGGTCGACGGCGTACCGCGATACGTATCACTTTATGCAGTAAGTCCTGATGATGAAGCGAAGCAGATTATCATTTCAGTTGCGAATGTAGATGATGCCAAACGTGAGATGTACGACGTTACCCACGACATGATGACAGGCCTGTTCACGCGCGAATACCTTTTTACAAGGATCACGGAAAGACTGAGCAACGATAAGGAAACACCGTATTATATTCTGTATCTCGATGTAAAGAATTTTCAGGTGGTAAACGATATTTTCGGTACGGAATTCGGTAATCAGGCTATAAAGTCCATTGCTGACTGGATAAGGGAAAGCTTTTTCCGGCAGATGCATACACGGCAGACTTATCGGAGCGGCATTCGGCGTGCTTGTCCCGAAGGATGA
- a CDS encoding LysR family transcriptional regulator codes for MTLQQLKYVITIAETGSITTAAQRLFIAQPSLSKSVAELEKEMGITIFNRSNRGVYLSEDGTKFLSYARQIIEQTELLESEYKSSPPPNRAFAVSSQHYAFVVNAFVELVREYGRDKYEFSLRELKTAEIIEDVRTHRSDIGVLYLSGFNHEVIKHILQTEEIQFVPLFTAKPHVFVSRKNPLVGRKSVTLDDLKEYPRLTYDQGVKNSFYFAEELHITAESPKNIVVSDRATLFNLLIGLNGYTISSGILSSDLNGKNIVSIPLESNEHMEIGYIITTDRPMNELTARYLEHLKNYIEKHYQTN; via the coding sequence ATGACCCTACAACAGCTTAAATATGTTATAACTATCGCCGAAACTGGTTCGATCACAACAGCAGCGCAGCGGCTGTTTATTGCACAGCCGAGTCTGTCAAAATCGGTTGCGGAACTTGAAAAGGAAATGGGAATAACGATATTCAACAGAAGCAACAGAGGCGTTTATCTTTCGGAAGACGGTACGAAATTTCTTTCGTACGCAAGACAGATAATCGAACAGACGGAACTTCTGGAAAGCGAATACAAGTCTTCTCCCCCGCCTAACAGAGCTTTTGCTGTTTCATCGCAGCACTATGCATTTGTTGTCAATGCATTTGTTGAGCTGGTACGTGAATACGGACGGGACAAATACGAATTCTCGCTTCGTGAACTTAAGACAGCCGAGATCATAGAAGATGTACGTACTCACAGAAGTGACATCGGTGTTCTTTATCTCAGCGGATTCAATCACGAAGTTATTAAGCACATTCTCCAGACGGAAGAAATTCAGTTTGTACCCCTGTTCACTGCAAAACCGCATGTATTTGTAAGCAGGAAAAACCCTCTTGTAGGCAGAAAAAGCGTTACGCTTGATGACCTGAAGGAATATCCCCGTCTTACATATGACCAGGGAGTGAAAAACTCATTCTACTTTGCGGAAGAACTTCATATCACTGCGGAAAGCCCGAAAAATATTGTTGTCTCGGACAGAGCAACACTGTTCAATCTGCTTATAGGACTTAACGGATACACCATATCGTCCGGTATATTAAGTTCCGATCTGAACGGAAAGAACATTGTTTCGATACCGCTTGAAAGCAATGAACATATGGAGATCGGATACATCATCACAACTGACAGGCCTATGAATGAACTTACGGCAAGATATCTTGAGCACCTGAAGAACTATATCGAAAAGCACTATCAGACGAACTGA
- the metF gene encoding methylenetetrahydrofolate reductase [NAD(P)H]: MKTADIFKTKTVFSLEIFPPKPDADESVIYNTLDQLTDISPDFISVTYGAGGGKNGAKTIQIASDIKNKYHVESIAHMPCINLTKDQAASILDNMVAHGIENVLALRGDIPEGTVSPGDFTHADDLITFIQDNYDLNILAACYPEVHPESMGAVDDLKWLRHKVDCGADHLISQLFLDNEYFFSFLEKARIAGINVPIEAGIMPVTNKKQIERMVKMCGVELPKKFIRVLERYEDNDIALRDAGIAYAVDQITDLIAEGVDGIHLYTMNNPYIAHKIYDAVQNLVAAKANAC, translated from the coding sequence ATGAAAACTGCTGATATATTCAAAACCAAGACTGTATTCTCACTTGAAATATTCCCGCCGAAGCCTGATGCTGACGAGAGCGTTATCTACAACACTCTCGACCAGCTTACAGACATCTCCCCTGACTTCATAAGTGTAACATACGGAGCAGGCGGCGGCAAAAACGGCGCGAAAACGATCCAGATAGCATCAGACATCAAAAACAAATACCATGTGGAAAGCATTGCCCACATGCCTTGCATAAATCTTACCAAGGATCAGGCTGCGTCAATACTCGACAACATGGTCGCACACGGCATTGAAAACGTACTCGCTCTCAGAGGCGATATTCCTGAAGGAACTGTTTCACCGGGAGACTTCACACATGCTGATGACCTCATCACATTTATTCAGGACAACTACGACTTAAACATTCTTGCTGCATGCTATCCGGAAGTTCATCCGGAGAGTATGGGAGCTGTTGATGATCTTAAGTGGCTCAGACACAAAGTAGACTGCGGCGCAGATCATCTTATCTCACAGCTTTTCCTTGATAATGAATATTTCTTCAGCTTTCTTGAAAAGGCACGCATCGCCGGTATAAACGTACCGATCGAAGCCGGCATCATGCCTGTAACAAATAAAAAACAGATCGAAAGAATGGTAAAGATGTGCGGTGTTGAGCTTCCTAAGAAGTTCATCCGTGTCCTCGAAAGATACGAAGATAACGACATCGCTCTCCGTGACGCGGGTATCGCATACGCAGTAGACCAGATCACTGACCTTATTGCAGAAGGCGTTGACGGTATCCATCTTTACACAATGAACAACCCGTACATAGCTCACAAGATCTATGACGCAGTTCAGAACCTTGTAGCAGCAAAGGCTAACGCCTGCTGA